From the Psychrobacillus sp. FSL K6-4046 genome, one window contains:
- the paaB gene encoding 1,2-phenylacetyl-CoA epoxidase subunit PaaB, protein MKEENFYQEYEIFSKRTPSSAFLHQFSLLAPNEDMAFIMAQENFMRREPVADIWIVNRKHIRKLDLEEKETLTRLDNKDYRTTKGYGYLKKKWRHYEQQILDEKEILSWGGDRK, encoded by the coding sequence ATGAAAGAAGAAAATTTTTATCAAGAATATGAAATATTTAGCAAACGAACCCCAAGCTCAGCTTTTTTACATCAATTTAGTTTACTCGCTCCGAATGAAGATATGGCTTTTATAATGGCTCAAGAAAACTTTATGAGACGAGAACCGGTAGCTGACATATGGATCGTCAATCGCAAGCATATCCGTAAGCTTGACCTGGAGGAGAAGGAAACGTTAACAAGACTAGACAACAAGGATTATCGAACGACAAAGGGCTACGGGTACCTAAAGAAAAAATGGCGACACTATGAGCAGCAGATATTAGATGAAAAAGAAATACTATCTTGGGGAGGGGATCGGAAATGA
- a CDS encoding aldehyde dehydrogenase family protein translates to MTTVKDDKTEKESMKREFYHLIIDGEKMKGSSGETIKTYNPATGELVAEVAKASKEDAEKAIAAARHSFDHGKWKMYPVGRRAQVLNKIAAIMRSRFNELVELEILDTGKSLNAAQGQVTQAIEDFEFYAGAIVGHRGTVNNVPGQFHNYTEKEPVGVCAQIIPWNYPLMMAAWKVAPAIAVGCSVIVKPASLTPLTAIVLGEICLEAGVPAGVVNVIPGSGSDIGNYLVEHSQVDKVAFTGSTPIGKDIMGKASESLKRVTLELGGKSPSIVFSDADIDAAVDGSLFGIFYNSGQSCEARSRLYVQEDIYDEFMSKFVEKTKRLQLGNPFDKGTHVGAIIDQTQLDTINGYVQSAIKDGAEILAGGHKCSPKGYEKGFWFEPTIITNVNHDMNIVKEEIFGPVVVVMKFKDEKEAIKLANDTTFGLGSAVWSKDGARATRVANQIKAGIVMVNCPFSAFPGTPFGGYKQSGFGRELCIETLDLYSETKSILSYYGSRPLNPLGL, encoded by the coding sequence TTGACAACTGTTAAAGACGACAAAACGGAAAAAGAATCTATGAAAAGAGAATTTTATCATTTAATAATAGATGGAGAAAAAATGAAAGGGTCGAGTGGCGAAACGATAAAAACCTACAATCCGGCAACGGGCGAGTTAGTGGCAGAAGTTGCAAAGGCTTCAAAAGAGGATGCAGAAAAGGCAATAGCAGCTGCCCGTCATTCATTTGATCATGGAAAGTGGAAAATGTATCCCGTTGGTCGAAGAGCACAAGTGTTAAATAAAATAGCTGCCATCATGCGATCTCGGTTTAATGAACTAGTAGAGCTAGAAATTTTAGATACAGGAAAATCACTAAACGCCGCTCAGGGCCAAGTAACACAGGCGATAGAGGATTTTGAGTTTTATGCAGGGGCCATTGTTGGTCATAGAGGGACGGTTAATAACGTACCCGGTCAGTTTCACAACTACACCGAAAAGGAACCCGTTGGCGTATGTGCACAAATCATACCGTGGAACTACCCACTGATGATGGCTGCCTGGAAGGTTGCTCCTGCAATTGCTGTTGGCTGCTCGGTTATTGTAAAACCAGCATCTTTAACTCCTCTCACTGCCATTGTACTGGGTGAAATTTGCCTAGAGGCAGGCGTGCCAGCCGGAGTTGTTAACGTCATTCCAGGGTCAGGGTCGGATATAGGTAACTATTTAGTAGAGCATTCCCAAGTGGATAAGGTTGCTTTTACTGGGTCCACGCCTATTGGTAAGGATATTATGGGGAAGGCATCTGAAAGCTTAAAGCGAGTAACTCTTGAACTAGGCGGGAAGTCTCCGAGTATAGTATTTTCTGATGCCGATATTGATGCAGCAGTAGATGGCTCGTTGTTTGGTATTTTCTATAACTCAGGTCAATCCTGTGAAGCTCGTTCTCGATTGTATGTCCAAGAGGATATCTATGATGAATTTATGAGTAAGTTTGTAGAAAAGACAAAAAGGCTTCAATTAGGAAACCCTTTTGATAAAGGGACACATGTTGGGGCAATTATAGATCAAACCCAGCTGGACACTATAAATGGATATGTTCAGTCGGCAATTAAGGACGGAGCAGAGATTCTAGCTGGAGGTCATAAATGTTCTCCTAAAGGATATGAAAAAGGATTCTGGTTTGAGCCGACGATCATTACTAATGTGAATCACGACATGAACATAGTTAAGGAAGAAATTTTTGGACCTGTTGTGGTGGTAATGAAGTTTAAAGATGAAAAAGAAGCTATTAAGCTAGCTAATGATACTACTTTTGGTCTTGGCTCTGCGGTTTGGTCTAAAGACGGAGCAAGAGCAACAAGAGTAGCTAATCAAATAAAAGCGGGAATTGTAATGGTAAATTGTCCGTTTTCTGCATTTCCAGGCACTCCGTTTGGTGGCTATAAGCAGTCAGGCTTTGGCCGAGAGCTTTGTATTGAAACATTAGATTTATACTCAGAAACGAAGAGTATTTTATCATATTATGGTAGCCGTCCTTTGAACCCTTTAGGACTATAA
- the paaD gene encoding 1,2-phenylacetyl-CoA epoxidase subunit PaaD: MTQSLIVLKDLVINALYEVMDPEIDSVSIMDLGMVEEIKIDGGKVQIHLLPTFLGCPALEIIKGNTRTAIERIPGVLGVEVDFIFHPPWTSERITKQGHVNLRKFGIAPPPIFKEGEDVWQVDCAYCGSTYTTLENLFGPTACRSILYCKSCKNVFEAMKPISTIM; the protein is encoded by the coding sequence GTGACCCAAAGTTTAATAGTTTTAAAGGATTTAGTGATCAATGCCCTTTATGAAGTAATGGATCCAGAGATAGACTCGGTAAGTATTATGGATCTTGGTATGGTGGAGGAGATAAAGATAGATGGTGGGAAAGTTCAGATCCATTTATTGCCTACCTTTTTAGGCTGTCCTGCGTTAGAAATTATTAAAGGCAATACTAGGACTGCAATTGAGCGAATACCAGGTGTACTGGGAGTGGAGGTAGATTTTATTTTTCATCCGCCCTGGACTTCGGAAAGGATAACAAAACAAGGACATGTAAATCTAAGGAAGTTTGGCATAGCGCCTCCTCCTATATTTAAGGAAGGAGAAGATGTGTGGCAGGTGGACTGTGCTTATTGTGGGTCCACATATACAACTTTAGAGAATCTCTTTGGTCCAACAGCTTGCAGAAGCATTCTGTACTGTAAAAGCTGTAAAAATGTATTTGAAGCAATGAAACCAATATCTACGATTATGTAA
- a CDS encoding enoyl-CoA hydratase-related protein — translation MYETIKFEVKNGVAWITLNRPDKLNAFNSQMNRQLKTIFKSASSNEEVRCIVLTGEGRAFCSGQDLAEVDDQMDHGNLLRESYYPMLLQLRQCEKPIVAAVNGVAAGAGFSLALACDFRVISDKASLINAFIHVGLVPDCGNLYYLTKLIGHAKTLELSILGEKVTAQKAKELGLANQIIPMESWETEVTKFAEHLVSLPTKAIALIKQNLKAVSDMRLEDYLELEAQTQRIAGLTTDHHEGVEAFLQKRKPVFTGK, via the coding sequence ATGTATGAGACGATTAAGTTTGAAGTGAAAAATGGAGTAGCGTGGATTACCCTTAACAGACCAGATAAGCTAAATGCTTTTAACTCACAAATGAATCGACAGCTTAAGACTATCTTTAAATCGGCATCATCTAACGAGGAAGTACGATGCATCGTGTTAACTGGAGAGGGAAGAGCCTTCTGTTCAGGACAGGATTTAGCTGAAGTTGATGATCAGATGGATCATGGTAATCTACTCAGAGAGTCCTATTATCCAATGCTTCTCCAGTTACGGCAATGTGAAAAGCCGATAGTAGCTGCTGTAAATGGAGTTGCTGCAGGAGCAGGGTTTAGTCTGGCGTTGGCATGTGACTTCAGGGTGATTTCTGATAAGGCTAGCCTGATCAACGCCTTTATACATGTGGGACTTGTACCTGATTGTGGGAACCTGTATTACTTAACTAAACTAATAGGGCATGCGAAAACGTTAGAGCTATCTATATTAGGTGAGAAGGTTACGGCACAAAAAGCAAAAGAGCTAGGTTTAGCAAACCAGATAATACCTATGGAAAGCTGGGAAACCGAAGTAACTAAATTTGCTGAGCATCTTGTATCTCTACCAACAAAAGCCATTGCTCTTATAAAACAAAATTTGAAAGCGGTTTCAGACATGAGGTTAGAAGATTACTTAGAATTAGAGGCACAAACGCAGCGTATTGCCGGTCTAACAACTGATCACCATGAAGGTGTTGAAGCCTTCTTACAAAAAAGAAAACCTGTTTTCACAGGAAAATAA
- a CDS encoding EthD family reductase yields MAKLVAMYKQPENKKEFDEHYFNVHAPITQKIPGLREMKVTKFTGSPMGGESEYYLMCEMIYDDMDSLKAGLKSTEGRASGKDLMGFAGDLVTLMIGEDA; encoded by the coding sequence ATGGCTAAATTAGTCGCGATGTATAAGCAACCAGAAAACAAAAAGGAATTTGATGAACACTATTTTAATGTCCACGCTCCCATTACACAAAAAATCCCAGGTTTACGAGAAATGAAAGTAACTAAATTTACGGGATCTCCAATGGGGGGAGAGTCGGAATATTATTTAATGTGTGAAATGATCTATGATGATATGGATTCCTTGAAAGCTGGATTAAAATCAACGGAAGGAAGGGCTTCAGGAAAGGATTTAATGGGATTTGCAGGAGACTTAGTTACGCTAATGATAGGCGAGGATGCTTAA
- the paaA gene encoding 1,2-phenylacetyl-CoA epoxidase subunit PaaA has product MERIEMGDKIEADDWMPEEYRVTLIKLISMHGMSEIMGALPEKEWVPRAPSLSRKLGIMAKVQDEMGHGQLLLRVTEDLLKPYGKNRADLMQDLFKGDLKFHNVFHMGTKTWADAGIIGWLVDGAAIITQTNMLGASYGPYSRALQRICAEEVFHAQHGESIIMALAEGTSKQKEMIQEALNRWWEPLLMFFGPASKETTGSSKQDLTIKYKIRTKTNEEFRQIFFDKYIPRILSLGLTVPDPTLTFDKSTNTWIYQQPDWNEFKKIIKNGGPRSEARLNLRRISYENNAWVRDALSATVS; this is encoded by the coding sequence ATGGAAAGAATTGAAATGGGAGACAAGATTGAAGCCGATGATTGGATGCCTGAGGAATATCGCGTCACCTTAATTAAATTGATCTCTATGCATGGGATGAGTGAAATTATGGGGGCTCTGCCAGAGAAGGAATGGGTGCCACGTGCTCCTTCTCTATCTAGAAAGTTAGGTATTATGGCGAAAGTGCAAGATGAAATGGGTCATGGTCAGCTGTTACTTAGGGTGACAGAGGATTTGCTAAAGCCTTATGGGAAAAATAGGGCTGATTTGATGCAGGATCTCTTTAAAGGAGATCTTAAGTTCCACAATGTCTTTCATATGGGGACAAAAACTTGGGCAGATGCAGGGATTATCGGCTGGCTAGTAGATGGAGCGGCTATCATCACTCAGACAAATATGCTGGGTGCCTCGTATGGTCCGTATTCAAGAGCGTTGCAGCGAATTTGTGCCGAAGAGGTGTTTCACGCGCAGCATGGGGAATCGATTATCATGGCTCTCGCTGAAGGTACAAGCAAACAAAAAGAGATGATTCAAGAAGCCCTTAATCGTTGGTGGGAGCCCCTCCTTATGTTCTTTGGCCCCGCATCTAAGGAAACTACAGGCTCCTCTAAACAGGATTTAACGATTAAATACAAAATAAGAACGAAAACAAATGAAGAATTTAGACAAATCTTTTTTGATAAATACATCCCTAGAATTTTATCCTTGGGGCTGACTGTTCCTGACCCAACCTTAACATTCGATAAATCTACAAATACGTGGATATACCAGCAGCCTGATTGGAATGAATTTAAGAAAATTATTAAAAACGGTGGTCCTAGATCAGAGGCGCGCCTAAATTTAAGAAGAATCTCATATGAAAATAATGCATGGGTCCGGGATGCACTTAGTGCGACAGTAAGCTAA
- a CDS encoding methylated-DNA--[protein]-cysteine S-methyltransferase yields MYQVDYQSPIGVLEISSTSEAIDAIRFTERKEVERALETDHPPILHTCIEQLNEYFYGDRMEFTFLYNYEGTEFQQSVWQALTQVPYATTATYKHIAETIGKNRAVRAVGSANNKNRLPIVIPCHRIISVGGKLTGYAGGLWRKEWLLQHERAKLQNIKTTL; encoded by the coding sequence ATGTATCAAGTAGACTATCAATCACCCATTGGAGTATTAGAAATCTCTAGTACGAGCGAGGCTATTGATGCTATTCGCTTTACGGAGAGAAAAGAAGTAGAACGCGCGCTAGAGACCGATCATCCTCCTATACTCCATACTTGTATCGAGCAATTAAATGAGTATTTTTATGGAGACCGTATGGAATTTACCTTTCTCTATAACTATGAGGGCACTGAATTTCAGCAATCGGTTTGGCAAGCACTTACACAAGTTCCTTATGCGACAACTGCTACCTATAAGCATATAGCCGAAACGATTGGGAAAAATCGTGCGGTTAGAGCTGTAGGAAGTGCTAATAACAAAAACAGATTGCCCATTGTGATACCCTGTCATCGGATCATAAGCGTTGGAGGAAAGTTGACTGGTTACGCTGGAGGACTATGGAGGAAAGAATGGCTTTTACAGCATGAACGAGCTAAATTGCAAAATATAAAAACTACTTTATAA
- a CDS encoding SMI1/KNR4 family protein, with the protein MNLVNEFLISLRGALSKVELDELNTAHGASKEDLNTLRSEYPECPESLICLLENIDGTYWREYKENEIAVCILGADVADGEYPYYLLSTQQMLDSSKEEEDVSYLLEYQDDEEAVDTKINPEGLLPGKYIHFADCMNNGGTSRLFIDFNPSADGVSGQIVRFLHDPDEYKVIADSFDEYLQDIIDGNFIFLDNEEQ; encoded by the coding sequence ATGAATTTGGTTAACGAATTTTTAATCAGTTTAAGAGGAGCATTATCAAAAGTTGAGCTCGACGAATTAAATACAGCACATGGGGCTTCAAAAGAGGATCTCAATACCCTCAGGTCAGAATATCCAGAATGTCCAGAATCACTAATCTGTTTACTGGAAAATATAGACGGTACATATTGGAGGGAATATAAAGAAAATGAAATTGCGGTTTGTATTTTAGGCGCTGATGTTGCTGATGGCGAATATCCATATTATTTGCTATCTACACAACAGATGCTCGATAGTTCTAAGGAAGAAGAAGATGTCTCCTATCTATTAGAATATCAAGATGACGAGGAGGCTGTTGACACTAAGATCAATCCAGAGGGACTACTACCCGGTAAATATATTCATTTTGCAGACTGTATGAACAACGGTGGGACATCAAGACTCTTTATCGACTTTAACCCTTCAGCTGATGGTGTAAGCGGTCAAATAGTTCGATTTTTGCACGATCCAGATGAATACAAAGTGATTGCAGACAGCTTTGACGAGTATTTACAGGATATTATTGATGGTAACTTTATTTTTCTTGATAACGAAGAACAGTAA
- the paaC gene encoding 1,2-phenylacetyl-CoA epoxidase subunit PaaC yields the protein MTVEMSKEHKEAIASLLFQLADDDFMYAYRGSEWLGLAPHIEEDVASSSISQDSMGHAVMYYNLLEELGLGNADDLAHLRESSKRKNSILTERANGKGSYMEIPQYDWALQVVRSYFYITAKKVKVDSLCASSYIPLAEIAKKVKMEIYYHRLHWETWFKQLLNSTDLAKKKMTDAIMLVSDDFADFFSYGADKEIIEKHQLIEPENVLMERWLQSVAPTFEFLQLAKPNISTVPNKNGRNGMHLKDLDEAIETLSEVYRMDPAASW from the coding sequence ATGACTGTTGAGATGAGCAAGGAACATAAGGAAGCTATAGCCAGCTTGCTGTTTCAGTTAGCAGATGACGATTTTATGTATGCGTATCGTGGATCAGAGTGGCTAGGCCTCGCTCCTCATATAGAAGAGGACGTCGCTTCCTCATCCATTAGCCAGGATAGTATGGGGCATGCCGTCATGTATTACAACCTACTTGAAGAATTGGGGTTGGGGAATGCTGATGATCTTGCTCATCTGAGGGAATCCAGTAAAAGAAAGAATAGCATACTGACGGAAAGAGCCAACGGAAAAGGCTCTTACATGGAAATTCCACAATATGACTGGGCTTTACAAGTAGTCAGAAGCTATTTTTATATTACTGCCAAAAAGGTTAAAGTCGATTCCTTGTGCGCTAGTTCATATATTCCTTTGGCTGAAATTGCTAAAAAGGTAAAGATGGAAATTTACTACCACCGTTTACATTGGGAAACATGGTTTAAGCAATTATTGAATTCAACCGACTTAGCTAAAAAGAAAATGACAGATGCAATAATGCTAGTAAGTGATGACTTTGCTGATTTTTTCTCCTATGGAGCAGACAAGGAGATTATAGAAAAGCATCAGTTAATAGAACCAGAGAATGTATTAATGGAAAGATGGCTACAAAGCGTAGCTCCTACTTTTGAATTTCTTCAGCTTGCTAAACCAAATATCTCCACTGTCCCCAATAAAAACGGTCGCAATGGAATGCATTTGAAGGACTTAGATGAGGCGATTGAAACTCTTTCAGAGGTATATAGGATGGATCCGGCGGCTTCCTGGTAA
- a CDS encoding enoyl-CoA hydratase-related protein produces MVFNFIETSVKDQIGLIELNRPDRLNSLNRKMVREIIDALLALESEKEVRVIVITGRGRAFSAGADIEEMMEDDPISLELLNQFSDWDRIATVKKPIIGAVKGFVFGGGFELALACDLLIAATGTEFSFPEVGLGVMPGAGGTQRLTKLVGKTKALEWLWTGERILAATALDHGIINKVVASELLMEETMRLAQKLAKQPPISLRLIKDSVNKAVDYSLHEGMQYERKNFYLLFGTEDQKEGMNAFMEKRKPNYQGK; encoded by the coding sequence ATGGTCTTCAACTTTATTGAAACAAGCGTTAAAGATCAAATCGGGTTAATCGAATTAAATCGTCCTGATCGTCTCAATTCTCTAAATAGAAAAATGGTTAGAGAGATAATAGATGCACTGTTGGCATTGGAAAGCGAAAAAGAAGTTCGAGTAATAGTAATAACAGGAAGAGGCAGGGCATTCTCGGCTGGTGCTGATATTGAGGAAATGATGGAGGACGATCCAATCAGTCTTGAATTACTAAATCAATTTTCTGATTGGGATCGTATAGCTACTGTTAAAAAGCCAATTATTGGAGCAGTCAAAGGATTTGTCTTTGGTGGAGGCTTTGAGCTTGCACTTGCTTGTGATCTCTTGATAGCTGCCACAGGAACGGAGTTTTCATTCCCGGAGGTAGGACTTGGTGTAATGCCAGGCGCTGGTGGAACCCAGAGATTGACGAAGCTAGTCGGTAAAACAAAAGCGCTAGAATGGCTTTGGACCGGGGAAAGAATCCTAGCAGCCACGGCTCTCGACCATGGCATTATCAACAAAGTAGTAGCGAGCGAGCTACTTATGGAAGAAACTATGAGGCTGGCCCAGAAGCTTGCTAAACAACCGCCTATTTCTCTCCGTCTCATAAAGGATTCTGTTAACAAGGCGGTAGATTATTCTCTCCATGAAGGTATGCAATATGAAAGAAAAAACTTTTATTTGCTATTTGGTACCGAGGATCAAAAAGAGGGAATGAATGCATTTATGGAAAAAAGAAAACCGAACTATCAAGGGAAATAG
- a CDS encoding 3-hydroxyacyl-CoA dehydrogenase, with the protein MINCIVVVGSGVMGRGIAYVAALSGFAVTVVDTKSTALEHAKKEIESLFEKGIKRQKITSDMAEKSLNKLRYEQNLSFAAETADLVIEAVPEQLAIKKSVFEALELHAPAKCYFATNTSTMSPTEVASFSNRPDKTIAMHFFNPVHKMPLVEIVRGLETSDETVAAIKQVAEQMGKETVVVKEFPGFITSRISALVGNEAFYMLQEGIGTPEEIDKAIKLGLNYPMGPFELGDLVGLDTRLNNLKYLHEKLGEKYRPAPLLEQYVKAGRLGRKTGKGVYIYTSEEE; encoded by the coding sequence TTGATTAACTGCATAGTTGTTGTGGGTTCTGGGGTAATGGGGCGAGGCATTGCTTACGTAGCAGCACTTTCTGGTTTTGCCGTAACGGTGGTGGACACAAAATCTACTGCCTTAGAACATGCTAAAAAAGAAATTGAGAGCTTATTTGAAAAAGGTATTAAACGACAAAAGATAACTTCTGATATGGCGGAAAAGTCTTTAAACAAGCTGAGGTATGAACAAAATCTTTCTTTTGCAGCGGAAACTGCTGACTTAGTTATAGAAGCTGTGCCTGAGCAACTAGCGATTAAGAAATCCGTCTTTGAAGCATTAGAATTGCATGCTCCGGCTAAATGTTACTTTGCTACTAATACGTCTACCATGAGTCCTACGGAAGTTGCTTCCTTTTCTAATCGTCCGGATAAAACAATTGCCATGCACTTTTTTAATCCGGTACATAAAATGCCATTAGTAGAGATTGTAAGAGGGCTTGAGACGAGTGATGAAACAGTTGCTGCTATTAAACAGGTTGCTGAGCAAATGGGAAAGGAAACGGTAGTAGTTAAAGAATTTCCAGGCTTCATAACTAGTCGAATCAGTGCTTTGGTTGGCAACGAAGCGTTCTATATGCTTCAGGAAGGAATCGGTACGCCAGAGGAAATTGATAAGGCGATTAAGCTCGGCTTGAATTATCCGATGGGTCCGTTTGAGCTAGGAGATCTCGTTGGTTTAGATACTAGACTGAACAATTTAAAATATTTACATGAAAAGCTTGGTGAAAAATATCGACCTGCCCCCCTCCTTGAACAATACGTCAAGGCTGGGCGTCTTGGAAGGAAGACAGGCAAGGGAGTATACATCTATACCAGTGAGGAGGAGTGA
- a CDS encoding Ada metal-binding domain-containing protein: MAKVNLSFEEMWQRIISCDRNYDGCFYTAVKTTKIYCRPSCKSRKPKKENVQFYKTKTEAENAGFRACKRCKPDIELAPQEELVSEVISFLTCNYKEVITLESLSLHIGVSPFHLERVFKHVTSESPRTFLEKVRVEKAIHLLKNTDNTNLEISLKTGFKSTSTFYKAFKNSLHTSPSEYRKQWRSSQI; this comes from the coding sequence GTGGCTAAAGTAAACCTTTCTTTTGAGGAAATGTGGCAAAGGATTATATCTTGCGATCGGAATTATGATGGATGCTTTTATACAGCCGTAAAAACTACTAAAATTTATTGTAGGCCCTCCTGTAAATCCCGAAAACCCAAAAAGGAGAACGTACAGTTTTATAAAACTAAGACTGAGGCAGAGAATGCTGGTTTTCGAGCCTGTAAAAGATGCAAGCCTGATATAGAACTTGCGCCTCAAGAGGAGCTAGTAAGCGAAGTCATTTCTTTTCTGACCTGCAATTACAAGGAGGTAATTACGCTGGAGAGTCTCTCTTTACATATTGGAGTTAGTCCATTCCATCTGGAGCGAGTCTTTAAACATGTGACGTCCGAAAGTCCACGTACGTTTTTAGAAAAAGTTCGCGTAGAAAAAGCAATCCATTTATTGAAGAATACAGATAATACAAACCTAGAAATATCATTGAAAACAGGATTTAAAAGTACATCGACTTTCTATAAGGCTTTTAAAAATTCCTTACATACCTCTCCTAGTGAATATCGAAAACAATGGAGGAGTTCGCAAATATGA
- a CDS encoding DNA-3-methyladenine glycosylase has protein sequence MNEILKPETLNIPTPSDFSFEECLAHLMRSEQETVHQVTDHSIYKAIKIDDDEPILFIIDWKPDALHVRFPFTTPSAKQKEQTASFIIEWFDLTTDLNGFYELAKHDPILSPIVQNHYGLRIMGIPNLFEALTWAIIGQQINLTFAYTLKKRLVEKYGDYVEYEGKKFYTFPSFEMVASLTTDDLRALQFSTRKAEYIIGIAQLMQGGKLDKDILFKLETFEQKHLYLTTIRGIGPWTADYVLMKSLQESSAFPISDVGLHNALKKQLNLDRKPTMDELKELADRWKGWQAYATFYLWRSL, from the coding sequence ATGAATGAAATATTAAAACCTGAGACACTAAATATACCTACACCTTCCGACTTTAGCTTCGAGGAATGTCTAGCTCATTTAATGAGATCTGAACAAGAAACAGTACATCAAGTAACAGATCATTCTATTTATAAGGCTATTAAAATTGATGACGATGAGCCCATTTTGTTTATAATTGACTGGAAACCTGATGCACTACATGTACGATTTCCATTTACTACACCTTCTGCTAAGCAGAAAGAGCAAACTGCTTCATTTATAATTGAATGGTTTGATCTAACTACGGATTTGAATGGGTTTTATGAGCTCGCTAAACATGATCCTATTTTAAGCCCGATCGTTCAAAACCACTATGGCTTACGTATCATGGGAATCCCTAATCTTTTTGAAGCATTAACCTGGGCCATTATCGGTCAACAAATAAATTTGACATTTGCCTATACTTTAAAAAAGCGATTAGTAGAAAAATACGGAGATTATGTAGAATATGAAGGTAAAAAATTCTACACATTTCCTTCCTTTGAAATGGTTGCTTCTTTAACAACAGATGATTTACGAGCCTTACAGTTTAGTACTAGAAAAGCAGAGTATATTATTGGTATTGCTCAGCTGATGCAAGGCGGAAAGTTAGACAAGGACATATTATTTAAACTAGAGACATTTGAACAAAAGCATTTGTATTTAACGACTATAAGAGGTATTGGACCTTGGACTGCAGACTATGTATTGATGAAAAGCCTACAAGAGTCCTCTGCTTTCCCTATTTCAGACGTTGGATTGCACAATGCCCTCAAAAAACAATTAAACCTTGACCGTAAACCTACGATGGACGAACTAAAAGAACTAGCCGACAGATGGAAAGGCTGGCAGGCATACGCTACATTTTATCTATGGAGGTCCTTATAA